Part of the Streptomyces europaeiscabiei genome is shown below.
GCGCTCTTCGGCGGCGGCCTGGAGCGGACGGACGGATCGGATACGCAGCGACTCGGCACACACGTCGCGAACGTCCCGGTCCCGGATGCCCGTCGTGCTCTGCGATGTCAGCGCACGCAGGTCGTGGACATGGTCCGACTCCCACAGACGTATGCCGGCGACCAACTGTTGGTACGGCGTCAGCACCTCTTCGTCGCCCTGCCAGGAGGCGTGCAGAGCGTGCGCCACGAGGCCCGGCTCGCGGGAGTCGTAGCACAGGCGCAACAGGTCGGTGTCCCACGGCTCGGACGCTGGGAAGCTGAGTCTGGCCTGTACCGCGTAGGTGCGCGGGAGAGAGGGCTCGGAGGTGGAGCCGAAGGGGCGGCCCTCCAGGAGTGCCAGACGCGTCGCGGGAGGCAGCCGGCGCTGCGCGTCGGTGGCGCCGATGAGCAGCCACTCGTTGATCCGGGGAACGTCGAGACGGAGGAAGGCGCGCTCGATGTCCGCGCCGCCGGACGATCCGTGGCTCATGGAGTCGTCACGACGTCCCAGGATGCTCTCCCACACGGCCGGGTTGCCCGACGCGATGAGCAGTGAAGCGAGCCGGGCACGTAGGTCGGAATCGGCCCCGGCCAGCATTCCCGGGCCGAGGCGAGCAAGAAGCCGCTCCGGTAGATCACCCGGTGCGATGAGACCCAGCCAGCTCACGTTCTTCGGGTCGACGTGCGTGCGTGACGCGGCCACGGAGGCATCGTGTCGTGCCGCGTGGTCGAGCAGGTCGGGGAGATCTCCGGGGAAGCCGCGAGCCAGCAGGACGAACGCGGTCTCCCAGGCCCGGACGTCCGAGCCGAGCCGGGCACGAACCCGCTCCTCCACCTCCGGCAGCGGTGAGGTGGACCAGGGTTGGCCCGGCATTCGGAAGTGTCCGGCAGGGGTAGTACGCCACTGCTGCTCCACCAGTTTGGACGACACAGCGGAACCACCGTCGCCGAGCACCTCGACGAAGTCGCTGTCCAAGCCGGCGATCAGGTCGGCCCGCGTGACGACGAGGGCCGCCTGTCGCGCGGTCAGCCCCCAGTTCTCGTACAGGGCCTCCACCTCGTCCGCATCGCCATGTTTGGCGATCCAGTCACGCAATCCCTCCGGCGGCGGGTACCGCCGCTGGTTCAGAAGGTACAGACGGCCCTGTGCTTCCATCCGGTCGGCGACCACTGCCGCCGCCGAGGGCGTGGCGTTCTGGAAGAGCCGGACGAACGTCTCGTCGAACTCCTCCTTGCCTTTCGTCACCGAGAGCCACCCGACTGCTGACCGGGCCAGTTCGGCGGCGGCCCCGGGGCCCAGCTGCCCGGATGCTGGGGCGGCTGGACCGGGGGCATCCACTGGGCCTGTGGGGCAGCCGGAGCGTAAGGCTGCTGAGGCGCCCCCGTGTGAGGCTGTGGGGGCGTCGAGGGGTGTTGCACGGGGGCGTAAGGCTGCTGCGGAGCGACATACGCCTGATCGGCGGTGATGGCGGGAGCGGGGATGTACTGCGGCGGTGTGTCGAAGCGGGGCAGCGGCTGCGTGCTCACCCGGTCCAGGAGGACGACGTTGGGGTTGCAGTCGCCGGCGTGCACCTGAACGGCACCACCGGGCTGCCGTTCCACCACCAGCAGGTTGAACTCGGCGAGCGACTGGAGCTGCGTGGGTTCGAGGGCGTACTCGTAGACGCGCTGCCGCCCGGTCGCCAGGCTCGTGCTGTCGCTGTCTCCGGTCGTGTGGGTGGTGGACTCGTTCGTGGTGTGGGTGACGCTCATGGAGGTGCCGGTCGTCTCGCTGTAGCTGCCGCCGGAGTTGGTGGAGTCCGACGTCGAGAGCGGGTTGAACCAGCCCTGGTAGGTCGTGGAACTGCTGCTGCCCCAGTTCCGGCCGTACGTCTCCGAGTGGCTGGTGGTGGTGCCGCGGCTTACGGAGGAGCCGATCGTCTTGGCGACGGAGGTGTTGACGGTCCGGCCCTCGGTGTCCGTCAGCGAGTGCAGGACGAAGGAGTGGTGGCGGCCCAGGAAGTCGGCGGCGACCGTGGCTTCCTGGTGGTTGCCGAGCCGCATGAAGGCGACCGTTCCGCCGCCGATGAGCTCCTCGCCGGCATCCCGCAGATGCGAGTGCACGAAGGTGAGTTGGGCGCCCCGGCGCTCACACACCTGGGCCAGCTGTTCGAGGTGACGACGCTGGAGGCCCTGCTCGCCCAGCATCACCACGACGCACGGGGCCTCCTCCTGGAACGAGGAGAGCCGCCGCATCACGCTCTGCAGGGCGAGGTCGGCCAGCAGCTCCGCGCTCGCCGAACCCGCGCCGAAGTCCAGTGCGACGCAGGTCAGATAGCCGGGCCCACGCCCCTCACGGGCCGTTCCCAGCTGCTCCAGCGGGTGCACGAAGGACGCCAGCCGGATGAGGCTGTCCCGCATCTGGTCCTTGTTCTTGTCGCTGAACAGATCGTCCGCGATGCGGTTGCGCTCCTCCCTGCTCAGCGCCTTCGTGTCGTCGGCCTCGCCCACCAGGATCCGCAACCCGGCACCGAGCCGCGCCAGGGTCACGTCCTCGCCCAACGCGCCGCACAGTTGGGTGAGGATCCGGGTGTAGACGGCACGGTCGGCCCGGGCCGACTCGGGGCTGTCCCCGTGGATGGCCTCGACCAGGGCCTGCACGAGTTCGTGCGGCGCGAGCCCGCTCACGATGCCGCTCTCCGCCGTACGGCTGGGCAGCAGCTGCACGTCCACGGGCACGCCGCTCGCCTCGGCGAGAACGGACAGCTCACGGCACACCAGGGCCTGGGTCAGGTCCAGCACGATCAGCGGCCGCTGGCGCAGCGTCGAAGCGCCGAAAACCGTGAGGAAGCCCTCGCGACCGCGCTGGCTGCCGCCGAAGACGTCCAGCCGCCGGGTGCCCGCTCCGAAGGGCAGCGCGCCCCAGGCGTCCAGGCCGGCGATCCACTGCGTCTGCTGGGCCTCGTGGAGTGTCCAGCGTTGGTGCCACGACTGCCAGTCGTTCTGGAAACGTTCCTCCAGCGCCTTCGCCTGGGCGGTGCGGGCACGGGTGGCGGCGGTGTACCGCAACGAGGCGTAGAGAGCCCGCACCACCAGGATGCCGACGATGACACCGCCGATGGTGAGCATCACCGTGAAGACCAGGCTCAGCAGGTAGAACACCACGGCGACGACGATGCCGATCCTCAGCGCGGAGCTGATGCGGTCCTTGCGGTCCAGCCTGGCGGCCTGCACACGGTTCTCGTAGCTGCCGTCCAGCTCCGTGCGCTGCGGCTCGGCTTCGACGAACGGCTGACGGAGCGACTCGGGGTCGCGGTAGGTCCAACCGACGCGCTGGCCGGCGTCGAACAGTCTTTGATACGGGCCGAGCTGCCCGGCCTCGGTGTTCTCGATCGTCATGGGAGGGCTCCAGGCCGGTCAGGCGACGAAGGTCTCGATCGCGCGTATGCGCTTGTGCAGCGGCGGATGTGTGGACATGAGGCGCGCCATCGTTCGCTGCTTGCGGCGGTCGTCGTCGGCTCCCGCCGCGTGCCACGCGGTGAACACGGAGACCAGGAGCGGACCGTAGCCGATCAGGCCCGCGAACCGGTCGGCCCGCAGCTCACCCTGGCGCCCGGACCAGGCGAGCAGGAACGGTACGGCGTAGAGGGCCAGCGCGGCCGGGAAGGTGAAGAGCAGGGCGATGGCCAGTACGCCGAGGAACAGCACGAAGAGCCCCGCGAGCACCTCGGAGATCGCGGCGAGGACGCGGATCACGAGCCGCAGAGCGCTCATGACGAGCCGGGCGGGCACGGCGTACCAGTGGCCGAGCAGACCGGCCCACGCGTGGCCGCCGACATGATGGCCCAGCTCGTGGGCGAGCACGGCGGCCAGTTGCTGGGGCGGGAGACTGCGCATGGCGCCGCGCGTGACCCCGACGATGTGGCCTGCGGCGGCGGAGGCGTTCAGCTCGTCGGTGTCCTCCATCCACAGGTCGTACTGGGAGCCGTCGACGCCGGCCCGTTGGGTGACCTCGTACCAGATCGGCTGGAGCACGGCGAGTTCGCTGCCCAGGGGCTCACGCATCTTGAAGTACAGCTTCGCCAGGCCGCGTTCGGTCGGCCGGTTGAACACCAGGGCACCCGATGCGAGCCACGCGACGACGAACGCCACGTCCACACCGCTCGGCATGGACAGCGAAATCAGGAACATCACCAGCAGGCTGCCCAGGAAGAGGGGGATGTTGAGCAGCAGGGTGGTCACGGAGGAGGAGTCGGCTCCGCGGCGAACCTCGGGGGTGCCCACCGGAGCGTGGGCAGCGGGGAACTCGTCACCGGGGGTGGTGGCGACGGGGGCGGGCACAGGTGGTGGGGGCGGTGCGTAGTACACGGGCTGGGGCGTCTGCGGAAGCGGTGCTTGCGGAGCCGCGTACAGCGGGTGGTGAGGTGCCTGGGGTGCCTGGGGTGACATCTGCGGGGTGCTGTACGGCTGTTGAGCCGCTTGAGGGGGCGCCGGATAGTGCTGCTGCGGGTGCTGCTGCGGGTGCGCGTGCGGGGGCGGATACGAAGGCTGATACGGCGGCGGCGCGAACTGCTGGGGTGGAACCGCCTGCTGGGGCGGAACCGCCTGGTAGGGCGGCTGCGCCGGAGGCGGGTGGGCAGGGCCCGGTGCGTACGTCTGCGAGGGCTGGGCCGGGGCACCGTACGGCGGCATGGCAGGCGGTGCGTCCGGAGCCTGGTACGCGGGCGGCACCTGGTGCGGCTGGCCGGGGGGAGGGTAGCCGTGGGGGAAGTCGCCCTGGGGAGGATGGCCGGGGCCGACCGGCCGGCCCGGTTGGTGCGGATCGACAGGATGGGTCACGTAAGAGGTCCGCCCTGGGAAGGAAGTGGGCCGAAAAGGCAGCCACATGTGGACAGTTGAGAAATGACCGTCCCGAGGGCGGCAGCACGTACGCCTCTGGTGATGTGAACTCGCCCCCGTGACCGCCGAAGCGGCAGCCAGTCATTGATTCGCAGCCGAAACATGCTGCATGAATTCGCCCCCCGAGTCCAGTTGGAACCACCGGTAACGAAGTCACAGTTGCAAGGCTTGGCCTGGGACCCGACCGGCTCTAGGGTGTAGGCGCAAGATCGACAACGGGGGAGACGTTGCGAACCGCACTGCTTGCGCACGATTCTGGTCAACTCGCTGATGACGCCCGTTTCTTCGCGCCGGCTGACAACTCCGGCAACTGGGGCGGTCCGCCCGTTTGCCGGAGTGAAGTCGACGAAGGGGCTGCTTCTTCTGCCGCCTTGGAGCGGCGCGGCAAAGGGCCTGACCGTCCGCATCATGTGAGCCCGGCCCGGTATCGCGGACGCGCGGGCCAGTCGTATCCGGTCGAGACACAGCGGCCGCGGCTGCGCGCCGATCAGCGAGCGAGAGCGGTCCGCACCCCATGAACACCACGCCGTACGGCGGCACATGGCAGCGTTTCCTCGACATGGACGCCTGCCTGCTGCGAGAGGTCCCTCGCCAACGCCTCACGGACGACCGGCCAGGCGGTCCCGGCGACGACCTGCACGCCCAGCGGCTCGCCGCCCTGGTCTCCGCGCATCACGCACGGCGCTCCGAAGACCACACGGGCGGTGCGGTGTTCGTCGGTTGGGCGCGCAGCGCGGCGGACCGGCCCATCGACGTGATGGTCGGAGGGAGCGCTCTGCTCGGCGGTCGTGCCGACGCCGACGGCGGCAGCACTCTGCTGCGACTGCCCGCAGGCGCACGCGGGCCGGCCCAGCCGAAGGGAACCGCGGCATCCCTGTTCGCCGGCTTCCCGCACTGGAGTGCCGTCGCGGGTGTCACCGACGGGCTGCTCGTCGACGCGGAGCCGAACGCCACCGGGAACGGCGCCGCACGGCAGCGGCCCAGCCTGGAGGACTGCCTCCTGGCGGTGTGGCAGGAGCCCTTCGCCTGGATGGTGTTCGCCGAACCGGTGCCCGCCGACGAACTCGACGACCTCACCGGCGACATCGCCGACGAACAGCGCCGCGCCATGTCCAAGGCGGACGGCTCGCCCGAGTACGCCATCGCGGCGACCCGGTTGGAGCGACGCCACAAGGACCTGGCCAAGGCGGCGGCCACCGGACTGTGGCGGATACGTCTGCTGGGCGGCGGACGTACGCCGGAGGAGGCAGCCCGTGTCGCCGCGCTCGTCTGCGCGTCGGCGGACCTGGAGGGGCTGCCCTACGCCCTCCGGCCGACCGGGCGGGTCGGGGACCTGCCCACGGTGCTCGGCGGAGCTCTCCCCGCCCCTGAGGAGTACCCGTTCCATGCCGGATCCGATCTGCTGGCCGCTCTGGCCCGGCCGCCCGCCCAGGAGATACCGGGCGTACGGTTCGCGCTGCGCCCGGAGTTCGACGTCACCCCCGAGACCACCGGTCGTCCGGCCACGGCCGACACCCCGTCTCCGGTCCGGCTCGGGTCGGTGCTCGACCGCAACCGCAGCCCCGTGGGTGACCTGGAACTGACCCGCTCCACCCTCAACCGCCACACCTTCGTGTGCGGGGCGACGGGCGGCGGCAAGTCGCAGACCGTGCGCGGACTGCTGGAGGCGGCCACCCATGCGGGCATCCCGTGGCTGGTGGTGGAGCCGGCCAAGGCCGAGTACCGGTTCATGTCGGCACGGCTCGGCGACACGAGCGATGTCGTCGTCATCAAACCCGGCGACCCCGACACCCTCCCGGCCGGCCTGAATCCCCTGGAGCCCTCGGCGTTCGCGAACGGCGAGCGCTTCCCGCTCCAGACGCACCTCGACATGGTGCGCGCCCTGTTCCTGGCCTCCTTCGACCCGCAGGAGCCGTTCCCACAGGTCCTGAGTGCCGCGCTGACCCGCTGCTACGAGGACCTCGGCTGGGACCTCACCCTCGGCGAACCGCTCGTGCCCGGCACCGAGCCGCGCTACCCCACCCTTGAGGACCTGGAGCACACGGCCCTCAAGGTCGTGACCGACATCGGCTACGGCAAGGAGGTCGCCGACAACGTCCAGGGTTTCATCAAGATCCGCCTGGCCAGCCTGCGGCTCGGCACGACCGGCCGCTTCCTGGAGGGCGGCCGCCCGCTCGACTTCGGTGAACTCCTGCGCCGCAACGTCGTCTTCGAGATCGAGGACGTCGGCGACGACAAGGACAAGGCGTTCCTGATGGGCACGATCCTCATCCGGCTCGTCGAGTACCTGCGCATGGAACAGCGCGTGACCCGCCGACTGTCCTTCCCCTTGCGGCACTTGAGCGTCTTCGAGGAGGCGCACCGGCTGCTCCGCCGCTCGGAGGAGGGCGGCGCGAGCGCCCACGCGGTGGAGATGTTCGCCGGTCTGCTGGCCGAGATCCGGGCGTACGGCGAGGGCCTGATCATCGCCGACCAGATCCCGAGCAAGCTGTTGCCCGACGTCATCAAGAACACGGCGGCGAAGGTCGTCCACCGTCTCCCGGCCCAGGACGACCGCGAGGCGGTCGGCGCGACCATGAACATCACGGCGGCCCAGTCCGAGTATCTGGTCACCCTGCGGCCGGGCGAGGCGGCCGTCTTCACGGACGGCATGGACTATCCGCTGCTGGTCCGGATGAAGGACGGGACGGACCGCGAGGACGCGGGGGCGATCCGGCCGGCGTCGGCGGCCGCGCTGACGGGCGAGCGCAGTCGGGCGTGCGGCCCCTGCTGCACTCCGGAGCCGTGCACTCTGCGCGACCTGCGCAGGGCGCAGCGGCTGATGGAACAGCCCGAGCTCCGGATCGTGTTGTGGGCGGAGATGGCGGTCGCGGCGCATCTGCTGGGGTGGACCACGCCGTTGCCGGGCGAGGCGATGCGGCGGGCCCTGGAGCCGCATCGGGGGCGCCTCCTGGACTGCGCGATCGGCCAGGCTGCGGACCGTGCGGTGCACAGCCGGGTCGGAGCCCCCACAGCCCCGGAGGTCCTCGCCGAGCACGTGGCCGCGATGATGCGCGCCCAACTCGACGGACAGGATCCGTGTCCGGTGGCGGAGCCGCGGTTCAAGGCGCGGAAGGGGACGAGTACGCGTTTCTACTACCACGGGGGTCGTACGACGCCGTCCGTGGTGGAGCGGATCGTCGGGTGCGCGGATCCGTCCGAGGGGTGGGCCGAGCGGTTCGCCCGGGCGCTCGTGTGCTTCGCCCGGGTGCCTCGGCGGACGAGGGACGAGCGGGGATGAACAGGGGGAACAGAGCCGCTGTGATTATTGAGGAGGACGGTACGTGAGCGAGCTTCAGGAGGCCGATCGTCCACCTGTGCCGGAACTCGAAGCCCCCAGACCGTGGGAGGCGGGAGAGACCGGCGCCCCCGCGGAGCCGAGGGCCGCCGATTCCTCCACCGCGGTGAAGGACAGCAGGACCGGCGAGGGGTTTCTGGAGCCGACCGAGCCCGAGAAACCGACGGAATCCGCAGAGCCGCAGGAGCCCGCCGAGCCAGATGAGGTGCCACTGGAACCCGAGGAGCTGGAGAGGCCAGAGGGGTCGGTGGACTCGGCCGAGGCGTGGGGCGCGGGCGAACCCGAGGAGCCGTTGGAGTCGTCGTACTGGAGTGCCGAAAGCGACACGGACAGTCCTCAGACGGCGGAGGAGCCCGAGGAGCCCGAGGGGGCGGAGGGGGCGGAGGGGGCGGAGGGGGCGGAGGGGGCGGAGGGGGCGGAGGGGGCGGAGGGGGCGCACGGTTCTTGGAGGTCAGCGGAGTCCGGCGAGCAGGATGGCGAAGGCGGCACGGACAGCCTTGAGTCGGAGGAGCCGGTCGAGCCGGAGGAATCTTCGGAGCCTGCGGAGTCCGAGGAGTCGGATGCCGAAGAGGGCGAGGCCAGTCCGCAACTGGAAGAACAGTCCGCGGACTCGGTCGAGGCCCCGGACTCCCCGCAGTCGGCGGAGGCCGCCGAGCCCACACAGCCCACTGAGGTTGCACAGCCCGTCGAGTCCGGGGAGCCGGACGAATCGGTCAAGCCCGGTGACTCCGGCGACAAGATCCAGAAGACGGTCGATCGTCCTCCCATCGAGAACATGTACTTCGATGACGGGGAGGAAATCGAAGGACTGACTTACGGTGACCCGATCAACGAGCGCCCGGAGGGCAAGGTCCCGCTCTTCGACGGGCCGCCCACGCGGGAGCAGACCGCGCAGGGCAGTCTGAACGACTGCGGTGTCATCGCGTCGCTTGGAGCTGTTGCGGGGCACCGCCCCGAGGCCATCGAGAACGCCGTTCAGGAGAACCCCGACGGCACCTACACGGTGACCCTCCACGACACGGAGCGCGGAGCGGACGGCATCTGCCGGGCCACCGACCAACGGATCGAACTCCTCGTCGAGCCGGACCTCCCCGTCGTCGAGGACGATCCCCATACGCCGGTCTTCGCACAGATGGAAGGGACGGCGTGGGCCGCAGTGCTGGAGAAGGCGATGGCCGCAGTCGACCAGACGTGGGACGACAAGCGCACGAACGACTGGGACGCGGAGTGGAAGGCGGACACGGATGTCCCCAACGGTCCCGCGCCGGTCGGCTACGAACGGCTCAACCAGGGCTCCAGTGTGTGGGAACAGACCGAAATACTCACCCAGCTCACGGGCAGGGACAGCATCGTCTATCCGTTCCCGCAGGGTGAGGGCGCCGGCCCCGCACTGGAGGGGCACCTGCAGCAGCAACTCGCGGACAACAAACCGATCTTGGCCGCATCGCGCATGCTCAACGAGGACGCCGACGAAGAAGAACTGCCCTACGAGCTGGTCCCGAACCACGCGTACGAGGTGGTCGGGGCGCAGGACGGCATGGTCCACTTGCGCAACCCTTGGGGTGTCGACGATCCGGAGGAGATGTCGACTGAGGAGTTCATCAGGAACTTCAGCGACCAAGGGTGGGGTCTCTACGGCACGCTCACCTAGAGCATGCAAACAACCGAGGAAAGCACTCCCACTCGGGGTATTTGGAGAGGAGATTCGTATGGCGCGGGACAAGTTGGTGATCCGCTCCGGGCAGCTCACGAGGACCGGAGAGGGAAAGGTCGGCGGTGTGAGCAGCACGTCGGCCACCGAGTCGAGACCGGCCCGCGTGAAGCTGGCCGTTGTCGACGCGGACGGCACGGAACGCAAGGAGCGCCTGGAGCTGAACGACACCTTCCCCGTGGGCTCGGAGACCTGGCGCTTGGTGGACATCACACACTTCACCGGCGGCCGGTGGGCGGCCGTGGCTGTTCCCGCAGACGCACCCTCCTCGGACACCGTGCGCGAGGATTCCACCTCTCCGGAGGCCCCCGACGCATGACGTGGTCATGATTGCTTTGGGTGAGCGGTGGTCGCGTGACAGCGCGCAGGGGCGCGCCGATCGGGGGAAAGCGCAAAGGGGCGCAGGCCAAGGGCTGATGGGTTCTCCTGCTGGGTTGTTTCCACACCCTCGATGCTGTCTACCGCGCTGAACCGCTAAGGAGTCCTTGCAGAAAGATCGTGTTGTGGCACGGTGGAGATGTACGTGATCCCGTCTTCTGTGGGGTGTGAGCATGGCGCGGCGGAAGCCGTGGGAGATCAGCGACGAGTTGTGGGCGGTGATCGAGCCGCTGTTGCCGAAGCATGAGCGGCGGTTCCGGTACCCGGGGCGCAAGCGGATCGATGACCGCAAGACGCTCCAGGGAGTCCTGTTCGTCCTGTACACCGGTGTCCAGTGGGAGTTCCTGCCGCAGGAGTTGGGGTTCGGTTCAGGTCCCACCTGCTGGCGGCGGCTGGCCGAGTGGCAGGAGGCCGGAGTGTGGGAGGAACTGCAGCGGGTGCTGCTGGACCGGTTGCGGGCTGCGGACCGCCTGGACTTCTCCCGCGCCACGATCGACGCCTCGCACGTGCAGGCCAAGCGGGGGCGTGGCAGCCCAAAAGTCGGTCCGAGTCCGGTTGACCGCGGGCGGCCGGGCTCGAAGCATCACGTGCTGACCGACGCGCATGGCACCCCGCTGCGGGTGTCACTGACCGGCGGTCACCGCCACGATGTCACCCAGCTTCTGCCGCTGGTCGACGGGATGCCGCCGGTGCGGGGCAAGCGGGGCCGGCCCCGGCGCAAGCCCCGGACCCTGTATGCCGACCGCGGCTACGACTACGACGTCTACCGCCACCGGCTGCGTGAACGCGGCATCACACCGAAGATCGCCCGACGCGGACAGCCGCACGGTTCTGGCCTGGGCAGGGTCAGGTGGGTTGCCGAGTCCGCCATCGCCTGGCTCCACGGCCCCCGCCGCTTACGGACCCGCTGGGAAGCCCGAGACGACATGCACGACGCCTTCCTCCAACTCGCCCACTGCATGATCCTCGCCCGCAAGAACCCAGCATTCTGAAAGGACTCCTAAGACGGTCACCCCGGTCACGGCGCGTGAAAGTCAAAGGCGGCTCGGCGTCCCTAATCCCC
Proteins encoded:
- a CDS encoding M48 family metalloprotease; this encodes MTHPVDPHQPGRPVGPGHPPQGDFPHGYPPPGQPHQVPPAYQAPDAPPAMPPYGAPAQPSQTYAPGPAHPPPAQPPYQAVPPQQAVPPQQFAPPPYQPSYPPPHAHPQQHPQQHYPAPPQAAQQPYSTPQMSPQAPQAPHHPLYAAPQAPLPQTPQPVYYAPPPPPVPAPVATTPGDEFPAAHAPVGTPEVRRGADSSSVTTLLLNIPLFLGSLLVMFLISLSMPSGVDVAFVVAWLASGALVFNRPTERGLAKLYFKMREPLGSELAVLQPIWYEVTQRAGVDGSQYDLWMEDTDELNASAAAGHIVGVTRGAMRSLPPQQLAAVLAHELGHHVGGHAWAGLLGHWYAVPARLVMSALRLVIRVLAAISEVLAGLFVLFLGVLAIALLFTFPAALALYAVPFLLAWSGRQGELRADRFAGLIGYGPLLVSVFTAWHAAGADDDRRKQRTMARLMSTHPPLHKRIRAIETFVA
- a CDS encoding calpain family cysteine peptidase — protein: MSELQEADRPPVPELEAPRPWEAGETGAPAEPRAADSSTAVKDSRTGEGFLEPTEPEKPTESAEPQEPAEPDEVPLEPEELERPEGSVDSAEAWGAGEPEEPLESSYWSAESDTDSPQTAEEPEEPEGAEGAEGAEGAEGAEGAEGAEGAHGSWRSAESGEQDGEGGTDSLESEEPVEPEESSEPAESEESDAEEGEASPQLEEQSADSVEAPDSPQSAEAAEPTQPTEVAQPVESGEPDESVKPGDSGDKIQKTVDRPPIENMYFDDGEEIEGLTYGDPINERPEGKVPLFDGPPTREQTAQGSLNDCGVIASLGAVAGHRPEAIENAVQENPDGTYTVTLHDTERGADGICRATDQRIELLVEPDLPVVEDDPHTPVFAQMEGTAWAAVLEKAMAAVDQTWDDKRTNDWDAEWKADTDVPNGPAPVGYERLNQGSSVWEQTEILTQLTGRDSIVYPFPQGEGAGPALEGHLQQQLADNKPILAASRMLNEDADEEELPYELVPNHAYEVVGAQDGMVHLRNPWGVDDPEEMSTEEFIRNFSDQGWGLYGTLT
- a CDS encoding DUF6406 domain-containing protein, which codes for MARDKLVIRSGQLTRTGEGKVGGVSSTSATESRPARVKLAVVDADGTERKERLELNDTFPVGSETWRLVDITHFTGGRWAAVAVPADAPSSDTVREDSTSPEAPDA
- a CDS encoding ATP-binding protein, translating into MNTTPYGGTWQRFLDMDACLLREVPRQRLTDDRPGGPGDDLHAQRLAALVSAHHARRSEDHTGGAVFVGWARSAADRPIDVMVGGSALLGGRADADGGSTLLRLPAGARGPAQPKGTAASLFAGFPHWSAVAGVTDGLLVDAEPNATGNGAARQRPSLEDCLLAVWQEPFAWMVFAEPVPADELDDLTGDIADEQRRAMSKADGSPEYAIAATRLERRHKDLAKAAATGLWRIRLLGGGRTPEEAARVAALVCASADLEGLPYALRPTGRVGDLPTVLGGALPAPEEYPFHAGSDLLAALARPPAQEIPGVRFALRPEFDVTPETTGRPATADTPSPVRLGSVLDRNRSPVGDLELTRSTLNRHTFVCGATGGGKSQTVRGLLEAATHAGIPWLVVEPAKAEYRFMSARLGDTSDVVVIKPGDPDTLPAGLNPLEPSAFANGERFPLQTHLDMVRALFLASFDPQEPFPQVLSAALTRCYEDLGWDLTLGEPLVPGTEPRYPTLEDLEHTALKVVTDIGYGKEVADNVQGFIKIRLASLRLGTTGRFLEGGRPLDFGELLRRNVVFEIEDVGDDKDKAFLMGTILIRLVEYLRMEQRVTRRLSFPLRHLSVFEEAHRLLRRSEEGGASAHAVEMFAGLLAEIRAYGEGLIIADQIPSKLLPDVIKNTAAKVVHRLPAQDDREAVGATMNITAAQSEYLVTLRPGEAAVFTDGMDYPLLVRMKDGTDREDAGAIRPASAAALTGERSRACGPCCTPEPCTLRDLRRAQRLMEQPELRIVLWAEMAVAAHLLGWTTPLPGEAMRRALEPHRGRLLDCAIGQAADRAVHSRVGAPTAPEVLAEHVAAMMRAQLDGQDPCPVAEPRFKARKGTSTRFYYHGGRTTPSVVERIVGCADPSEGWAERFARALVCFARVPRRTRDERG
- a CDS encoding IS5 family transposase, whose amino-acid sequence is MARRKPWEISDELWAVIEPLLPKHERRFRYPGRKRIDDRKTLQGVLFVLYTGVQWEFLPQELGFGSGPTCWRRLAEWQEAGVWEELQRVLLDRLRAADRLDFSRATIDASHVQAKRGRGSPKVGPSPVDRGRPGSKHHVLTDAHGTPLRVSLTGGHRHDVTQLLPLVDGMPPVRGKRGRPRRKPRTLYADRGYDYDVYRHRLRERGITPKIARRGQPHGSGLGRVRWVAESAIAWLHGPRRLRTRWEARDDMHDAFLQLAHCMILARKNPAF